The DNA window CGCCCCTCGTCGAGAAGGGTCGCCACGACCTCGCCCGGCGAGCGGTCCACGAAACGCGGCTCATAAAGCACTTCGCGCACGCGCTCTCGTTCGATCGGTGCGAGCGCTCGGGCAGGAGTTTTCCGGGGCTGCTGCTGCCCAGTCGAGGGTCTCGTTCGGCGGTAGAAGGTCGCGCGCGATACGCCCAGGGCCCGACAGGCCGGGACAACCCCGACCTGTCGGGCCAGCCCTTGGGCCGCGCTCACGAGTTCTTTCCGCTCTCGAGGTCGAATCCCAGCAGCCCGGCAACTTTTTCCTGCACGTCCAGGATCGTATGCACCTTGTGCAACTCGGCCTTGAGGCGTGCGTTTTCCGCCTCGAGTTCCTGCACCTTCGGCTCCAGCGGATTGCGGTTCCTCGGCTTGGCACCTCGCTTCTTCGAGGCCAGCCCTCGAAGCGCACCCCGGCGCTGTGCCTTGCGCCAGGCCGTCAGGTGAGAGCTGTACAA is part of the bacterium genome and encodes:
- a CDS encoding transposase, giving the protein MIDDSNSSPLPASGPVEARSAGTGSEAGRLDPEVVAKPKRRQFTAEYRLRILEEAERCTKPGEVGQLLRREGLYSSHLTAWRKAQRRGALRGLASKKRGAKPRNRNPLEPKVQELEAENARLKAELHKVHTILDVQEKVAGLLGFDLESGKNS